CAGTATCTGTAAGTTCTGCTGGTTTTCGGGTTGTATATCCAGGCATTGTTTAACATGATCCAGACATCATCGACATACTCCCAAGGATCAGTGTACAACAAAATATCCAATTTGTGCTTTATGGTCAACAAATCCATGGGCTTATTAACAACATGCAAGTAATCCGTAATCTCCAAGGCCTCGGGATCAACAGGTTTCCTAAACGGTAAAGACTCCGGTTCCTGATTATTCAATTTCTCAAAGGTGGGTAAAAGTGCCTTTCGCAATTCTATAGGCCTGGAAAATCGGAACCGCTTCATGTCATTCAATTCTTCATCTGAAGAACCAGCCTCTGCTACAGTGGAGTATGTATCAAAAATACCAACTTTTTCATTCCAATGGCCCAAACACTGGCCCAAAATAGGAAGTGTAATACCAAGCGGCTGTTGCTTTATCGCTTTGATTATCTTCTCAATATTTTGACAATATTCTAATTTAGAATCCGCAAGCGCGTAAAAGAAAGTTTCCACTCTCTTTCCAAAAGCAATCAAATAAGGAATAATGGGttccaaatccaaaaaacgaGTTGCACTTGCAATAGAAATGGTTGATTCAGTCAAGTTGTAAACAATGTAGTCTCTGCTTTCCTGACGAAAAGTCTTGTGCCATTCCTTGccctttttttgtgattttaccTCATCATTTGATAATAGAATTTGTTCATCATCGAGAGGATCATCGATATTAATTAGTAGCTCGCAAGCCTTCCGATGACACTCTGATTTTGTAGGCAAACACACAGGACACATATCATCTTCACAGGTTTCCAAATGATGAATGATTCGTTTGGATATGTAGCAATGTGAAAATGGACAAGTTTTACTTGCTTTGCAAGATTCGATATGCTTAAGAGCTTTTTTCattgttatacaatttttgaaaacgcaTTTCGAATCTGCGGGCATTTTTTCTGGACTCTTTTCATTTTGACAGGTTTTAGCATGTGAAATCCATGTGAGATGATGCTGGATTATCCTTAGCATTTGAACAGAAAATGAAATTGGAATATGTTTCCATCCCATTGTACTATCCAGGATGTTCGCCCACTTTTGCTCCCCTTTCAGATActggaattgaaaattaaatttagttctCAATTATGATTACTGAATGTATGAGGTAATATCTTCTCGATTATCTAATTTTACATGCACGTAATATCATAAGAATCCCTAGGTTTACAGTTTATATTTAATGCACTCATGCAGAGGTAAATTtaaacagggttgctacaaaatcctaaTTTCGAGATTTCCTGACGTCCCCGGACTTTTTCCTGGCCAATTTTCCATATTCCCTGacagttataaatttttctagcAGCTATATAAACAACTTTAAACCTAGAAGATAAATAATGTTATGCACAAAacattttgtttctaattttattttaaatacttttatttacaatatagttgtacaaaatttcataaggatcaacaaattacgtaagacatgAGTACAATacactcattttcaaccaaataattgagcttcgaactgaagaagataataaataataatttaagaattaataaatGAAGGATAATaaaacataagaattttcaacaaattaattaagccctcaacaaaatagactaatttaatagctaaaaagaggcatttttaacaaaagagttaaatttttaaccaaaaaagatgtttcagtcaaaaaagaacaaa
This Belonocnema kinseyi isolate 2016_QV_RU_SX_M_011 chromosome 3, B_treatae_v1, whole genome shotgun sequence DNA region includes the following protein-coding sequences:
- the LOC117170098 gene encoding CREB-binding protein-like; translated protein: MGTVESRLKGQDKDGKFQGNYSKSIQKYLKGEQKWANILDSTMGWKHIPISFSVQMLRIIQHHLTWISHAKTCQNEKSPEKMPADSKCVFKNCITMKKALKHIESCKASKTCPFSHCYISKRIIHHLETCEDDMCPVCLPTKSECHRKACELLINIDDPLDDEQILLSNDEVKSQKKGKEWHKTFRQESRDYIVYNLTESTISIASATRFLDLEPIIPYLIAFGKRVETFFYALADSKLEYCQNIEKIIKAIKQQPLGITLPILGQCLGHWNEKVGIFDTYSTVAEAGSSDEELNDMKRFRFSRPIELRKALLPTFEKLNNQEPESLPFRKPVDPEALEITDYLHVVNKPMDLLTIKHKLDILLYTDPWEYVDDVWIMLNNAWIYNPKTSRTYRYCTKLSEIFEQEMDCVMKSLGFCCGRKFTFNTEELSCYAYGKHICTIPRNEVYHSYQEIYNFCEKCFNEIPSDIVLLGDDPPAPQIPVKKEEFELKLNNGLKTKTLVYCKDCKRKVHSNCVKLTNEASPLFTCDGCLNAIKSLKDDKIKS